One region of Nitrospinota bacterium genomic DNA includes:
- a CDS encoding type IV pilus twitching motility protein PilT: MARIDAFFKLMNEQGASDLHLVAGSQPVLRVHGDMERVKYKELGNDELKSILYEIAPEDKIKTFEETGDIDFAYEIPNLARYRANYFQQKWGIGAVFREIPSEIMTAEQLGLPSVINRLSMLHKGMVLVTGPTGSGKSTTLAAMIDYINTHKKNHIITIEDPVEFVHKNKNCIINHREVGFHTQGFKSALRGALREDPDIILVGEMRDLETIELALEAASTGHLVFGTLHTQSAAKTIDRVIDVFPAHQQAQIRTTLSETLKGVVAQNLFKRTDKKGRMAVLEILVVTPAVSNLIREGKTFQIPSAIQTGKKFGMQSLDDAILEGLNAKKISPEDAYDKAIVKDRFIQYLKKPPEFI; this comes from the coding sequence GTGGCCAGAATAGACGCTTTTTTCAAGTTGATGAATGAGCAGGGTGCCTCAGACCTGCATCTGGTGGCAGGGTCCCAGCCCGTTCTCAGGGTTCATGGAGACATGGAGCGGGTCAAGTACAAGGAGCTTGGCAATGATGAACTGAAAAGCATTCTGTATGAAATTGCTCCCGAGGACAAGATCAAGACTTTTGAAGAAACGGGTGACATCGATTTCGCTTATGAGATCCCCAATCTGGCTCGCTACCGGGCAAATTATTTTCAGCAGAAATGGGGGATCGGCGCCGTCTTTCGAGAAATTCCCAGTGAAATCATGACGGCTGAGCAACTGGGTCTGCCGTCGGTGATCAATAGACTCTCCATGTTGCACAAGGGCATGGTTTTGGTCACGGGTCCGACGGGAAGTGGGAAGTCCACCACTTTGGCGGCGATGATTGATTACATCAACACCCATAAAAAAAACCACATCATCACCATTGAAGACCCTGTGGAGTTTGTTCACAAGAACAAGAACTGCATCATCAACCATCGAGAGGTGGGATTCCATACCCAGGGTTTTAAATCCGCTCTTCGAGGGGCGCTCAGAGAAGACCCGGATATCATACTGGTCGGCGAAATGCGCGACCTGGAAACCATTGAACTGGCTCTCGAAGCGGCCTCCACCGGACACCTCGTGTTTGGCACTTTGCACACCCAAAGCGCCGCCAAAACGATTGACCGTGTCATCGATGTGTTCCCGGCTCACCAGCAAGCGCAAATCCGCACCACCCTTTCGGAAACCCTTAAAGGCGTGGTGGCTCAGAACCTGTTCAAACGCACCGATAAAAAAGGCCGGATGGCGGTTCTTGAAATACTGGTGGTCACGCCAGCCGTATCCAACCTGATTCGCGAAGGAAAAACATTCCAGATTCCGTCAGCCATTCAAACCGGGAAAAAGTTTGGCATGCAGTCTTTGGATGACGCCATTCTGGAGGGGTTGAATGCCAAGAAAATCAGTCCCGAAGACGCGTATGACAAGGCCATCGTCAAAGACCGGTTCATCCAGTATTTGAAAAAGCCTCCCGAATTTATTTAA